Proteins encoded in a region of the Neodiprion lecontei isolate iyNeoLeco1 chromosome 5, iyNeoLeco1.1, whole genome shotgun sequence genome:
- the LOC107217613 gene encoding tRNA (adenine(58)-N(1))-methyltransferase catalytic subunit TRMT61A yields the protein MSFNGSKDLVEEGDVVILYIAPSNMHSLEVTPKTLNKKGILVENVFQTVYGALKVASLVGAKYGAKVDLSRGWAYVLQPTSDLWTLTLPHRTQIIYTPDISNIVYLMELEPGDTVIETGTGSGSLSHALINAIKPHGHLYTFDFHEQRVSVADIEFKKHGLERYVTVEQRDVCQTGFGDALEGKANAIFLDLPHPWLTIEHATRCFRKSGGRLCSFSPCIEQVQRTCEKLMSAGFIEIKTIECLQRELTVQYKTVPVLKLECLKSKHTDDNRNENNGKEVGGLERLVTVSHAHSLPGHTGYITIATLPPIGRRSC from the exons ATGAGTTTCAACGGGTCTAAGGATCTCGTCGAGGAGGGTGACGTAGTGATCTTGTATATTGCGCCATCCAACATGCATTCCTTGGAAGTGACTCCGAAGACATTGAATAAGAAAGGCATTTTGGTTGAAAATGTATTTCAAACTGTTTACGGAGCTCTCAAAGTTGCCTCCTTGGTTGGCGCTAAATACGGTGCCAAGGTGGACCTATCAAGGGGGTGGGCCTACGTCTTACAGCCTACTTCAGACCTCTGGACATTGACTCTGCCGCATAGGActcaaataatttatacaccaGACATTAGTAACATAGTTTACCTGATGGAACTCGAACCTGGAGACACTGTGATAGAAACAG GAACGGGAAGTGGTTCCTTGTCGCATGCTTTGATCAATGCAATAAAACCTCACGGTCATTTGTACACCTTTGATTTTCACGAACAACGAGTATCTGTGGCTGACATCGAGTTTAAAAAGCATGGATTAGAACGCTACGTTACTGTCGAACAGAGAGACGTTTGTCAGACAGGATTCGGAGATGCATTAGAAGGCAAAGCCAATGCTATATTTCTTGACTTACCACATCCATGGTTAACCATTGAACATGCAACGAGATGTTTTCGGAAATCAG GTGGTAGACTCTGTTCCTTTTCGCCATGCATAGAACAGGTTCAAAGAACATGTGAAAAACTCATGTCTGCTggatttatagaaataaaaacaatcgaGTGTCTGCAACGGGAATTGACTGTACAATACAAAACTGTACCAGTATTGAAACTAGAATGTTTAAAAAGCAAG CATACCGATGATAacagaaacgaaaataatggCAAAGAGGTGGGAGGACTGGAAAGATTAGTAACTGTTTCGCACGCGCACTCGCTGCCAGGGCACACTGGATACATTACGATTGCTACGCTGCCGCCAATCGGAAGAAGGAGTTGTTAG
- the LOC107217612 gene encoding tubulin gamma-2 chain encodes MPCEMITLQLGQCGNQIGFEFWKRLCAEHGINPEGILEDYATEGTDRKDVFFYQSDDEHYIPRAVLLDLEPRVIHTIMNSPYSKLYNPENIYLSKHGGGAGNNWASGYHQGEKLQEEIFDILDREADGSDSLEGFVLCHSIAGGTGSGMGSFMLESLADRFPKKLIETYSVFPNQDEISDVVVQPYNSLLTLKRLTQCADCVVVLDNTALNRIASDRLHIQNPSFTQINKLVSTIMSVSTTTLRYPSYMNNDLVGLIAPLIPTPRLHFLMTGYTPLTTDQEGASVRKTSVLDVMRRLLQPKNMMVSTALDRNAAHCYISILNIIQGEVDPTQVHKSLQRIRERKLAQFIPWGPASIQVALSRKSPYIQSTHRVSGLMLANHTNISSLFDRALQQYDKLRKREAFLEQFRKEKMFEDNLDELDHSRQVVEDLVKEYQAATRPDYLTWSPVKSE; translated from the exons ATGCCGTGTGAAATGATAACCTTACAGCTGGGCCAATGCGGCAACCAGA TTGGTTTTGAATTCTGGAAAAGACTTTGTGCAGAGCATGGAATTAATCCTGAAGGGATTCTTGAGGATTATGCAACAGAAGGAACAGACAGAAAAGATGTCTTTTTTTACCAATCGGATGACGAACACTATATACCACGTGCTGTACTTTTGGATTTGGAGCCTCGAGTTATACATACGATCATGAACTCGCCCTACTCTAAG CTCTACAACCCTgagaatatatatttatcaaaaCACGGAGGTGGAGCAGGCAATAACTGGGCGTCGGGTTACCACCAGGGTGAGAAACTACAGGAGGAAATCTTTGACATCTTGGACAGAGAAGCAGATGGGAGCGACAGCTTGGAG GGATTCGTTTTGTGCCATTCAATTGCCGGCGGGACTGGCTCTGGTATGGGTTCGTTCATGCTGGAAAGCTTGGCTGACAGGTTTCCAAAAAAGTTGATAGAAACTTACAGCGTGTTTCCCAATCAGGATGAGATCAG TGATGTCGTCGTGCAACCGTACAATTCGTTGCTTACTCTGAAGAGGTTGACACAATGCGCAGACTGCGTTGTTGTTCTTGATAACACGGCTTTGAACAGAATCGCCTCAGATCGTCTCCACATACAAAATCCAAGCTTCACGCAAATCAACAAACTCGTGTCCACCATCATGTCAGTTAGCACGACTACTTTGAG GTATCCCTCGTACATGAACAATGATCTGGTTGGTTTAATTGCACCTCTTATACCAACGCCAAGACTACATTTCCTGATGACAGGCTACACGCCACTCACAACCGATCAAGAG GGAGCCTCAGTTCGAAAAACCTCGGTTTTGGACGTGATGCGACGATTATTGCAGCCCAAAAACATGATGGTATCCACAGCTCTGGATCGGAATGCGGCGCACTGTTATATTTCCATATTAAATATCATCCAG GGAGAAGTAGACCCTACACAAGTTCACAAATCTCTCCAAAGAATTAGAGAGAGAAAACTTGCGCAATTTATACCCTGGGGACCAGCTAGCATCCAAGTCGCGCTCTCAAGGAAGTCTCCATACATTCAGAGCACCCATAGAGTCTCTGGACTCATGTTGGCAAACCATACTAACATATCGTCG CTTTTTGATCGCGCACTTCAACAGTACGATAAGCTACGCAAACGAGAAGCTTTTTTGGAACAATTTCGTAAGGAAAAAATGTTCGAAGATAATTTGGACGAGCTCGATCATTCGCGACAAGTGGTTGAGGACCTTGTAAAGGAATACCAGGCTGCTACGAGGCCGGATTACCTCACGTGGAGCCCCGTGAAAAGCGAATAA
- the LOC107217608 gene encoding striatin-interacting protein 1 has product MASFTFDTNFNEKGPVITPRKYRELKHQPNKDYSEDDYETPDLDFVYDDADTHANEIAELYSYTEKHELMYNLKAFEEQMEQYKLQPWWQTHPTSQQRSIIYKLLDQLEVSNKQIRMKAACAILYLAQGSWAEVQSDKEQQDWTRTNVMLLYEAGVFPAFVELLNIEIENSAAATSASRKLAVSLADSVDLRVILSVLYIITEVMRVEALDIEKSPYKKNVEAFKEELINPYGEELLAVKLLGMATRFCSGSASHFPMKKVLLLLWKVILVSLGGIETLRELKANYRAEAGLDIQEEDTIEIAKGMRSCSPPASAADLLETQNQKRSGRSFRRMLMKQSSLDEPELVIDLDGARGNSGLTGNEGDREMNEYEEQQGFEDQFQFSTPQHNQTESRSSTPESTKAKVGLPWIPKVRQKDVDTFLAVSRMKFVGYKLQGDRESLAGLPQPIHEGVNILKKHMYTSLAEIQIQKEEEMARNPMSTPEPMPRQTPTEILYQAILANLPQYKIALLKILLAAAPTSKAKTDTINIVADVLPEEMPITVLQSMKLGIDVSRHKEIIVKAVSAILLLLLKHFKLNHVYQFEFMSQHLVFANCIPLVLKFLNQNVMTYIEAENFIPILDFPSCVIGDQPELTAETLEIGDGKPYCWRNIFSCINLLRILNKLTKWKHSRIMMLVVFKSAPILKRTLKVRHGMMQLYVLKLLKMQTKYLGRQWRKSNMKTISAIYGKVRHRLNDDWAYGNDLEARPWDFQEEECALRACVDRFNNRRYTNNVRDKEMEPMDTFVTSVLGSDVELTEEFKQHYELWLQQEVFQASINWDELLQSSNYEV; this is encoded by the exons ATGGCGTCATTTACGTTCGACACGAATTTTAACGAAAAGGGCCCCGTAATAACGCCTCGAAAATATCGTGAACTTAAGCACCAACCGAACAAAGATTATTCCGAA GATGACTACGAAACTCCTGACTTGGATTTCGTCTATGACGATGCTGACACCCATGCCAATGAAATTGCAGAGCTGTATAGTTATACAGAAAAACATGAGCTCATGTATAATCTTAAA GCATTTGAAGAGCAGATGGAACAGTACAAACTGCAACCTTGGTGGCAAACACATCCAACCTCACAGCAGAGATCTATAATTTACAAGCTGCTGGACCAGCTTGAAGTGTCGAATAAGCAGATCAGAATGAAAGCTGCCTGTGCAATTCTCTACCTGGCTCAAGGATCCTGGGCAGAAGTACAGTCAGACAAGGAACAACAGGACTGGACGAGGACGAATGTCATGCTGCTGTACGAGGCTGGAGTCTTTCCAGCATTTGTGGAATTGCTCAACATCGAGATTGA AAACAGTGCAGCGGCTACGTCAGCTTCACGGAAGTTGGCTGTGAGTTTGGCGGATTCGGTTGACCTCAGAGTGATTCTATCTGTTCTCTACATCATTACCGAAGTGATGAGGGTCGAGGCTCTTGATATAGAGAAGAGtccttacaaaaaaaatgttgaagcTTTTAAGGAAGAACTCA TAAATCCATACGGAGAAGAATTACTGGCGGTGAAACTTCTCGGAATGGCAACACGGTTTTGTAGCGGTTCGGCGTCACATTTCCCCATGAAAAAGGTCCTTCTGCTTCTCTGGAAAGTTATCCTAGTGTCGCTTGGTGGCATTGAAACTTTAAGGGAATTGAAAGCCAATTACAGAGCGGAAGCTGGATTGGATATTCAGGAGGAAGACACGATAGAAATCGCCAAGGGAATGAGATCTTGTTCGCCACCTGCTAGCGCCGCTGATCTGCTTGAAACACAGAATCAGAAAAGAAGCGGTCGATCTTTCCGTAGA ATGCTGATGAAACAGAGTTCATTGGACGAGCCAGAACTGGTGATAGACTTGGACGGCGCCAGGGGAAATTCAGGACTCACGGGTAACGAAGGTGACAGAGAAATGAACGAGTACGAAGAGCAGCAAGGGTTTGAGGATCAATTCCAGTTCTCAACTCCCCAACATAATCAGACTGAGTCAAGATCGAGTACTCCAGAATCTACAAAAGCAAAAG TGGGACTTCCATGGATTCCTAAAGTAAGACAAAAGGATGTAGACACATTTCTTGCTGTTTCTAGAATGAAATTCGTCGGTTATAAATTGCAAGGAGATCGTGAAAGCTTGGCTGGCCTACCACAGCCCATTCACGAAGGCGTAAACATTCTAAAAAAG CACATGTACACGTCCCTGGCTGAAATACAGATtcaaaaggaagaagaaatgGCTAGAAATCCGATGAGTACACCTGAGCCGATGCCGCGTCAGACACCGACTGAAATCTTATACCAAGCAATTCTGGCTAATCTTCCGCAGTATAAAATCGCGCTCTTAAAGATACTGCTAGCAGCTGCACCGACGAGCAAAGCCAAAACCGACACAATTAACATTGTGGCTGACGTTCTGCCGGAAGAAATGCC AATAACTGTACTGCAATCAATGAAGCTGGGAATTGACGTCAGTCGTCACAAAGAAATAATCGTTAAGGCCGTATCAGCGATATTGCTATTGCTGTTGAAACACTTTAAGCTGAACCATGTTTATCAGTTCGAATTTATGTCCCAGCATCTGGTATTCGCAAACTGTATACCTttggttttgaaatttttgaatcagAACGTGATGACTTACATCGAAGCGGAAAACTT TATCCCAATCTTAGATTTCCCCTCCTGCGTAATTGGAGATCAGCCCGAACTTACTGCAGAAACACTTGAAATTGGGGATGGAAAGCCTTACTGCTGGCGCAACATATTTTCCTGTATAAATCTCTTGAGAATTCTAAACAAACTTACTAAATGGAAGCATAGCAGAATAATG ATGCTCGTGGTGTTTAAATCCGCGCCAATATTGAAGCGCACTTTGAAAGTGAGACACGGAATGATGCAGCTGTACGTTTTGAAGCTTTTAAAAATGCAGACTAAATACCTAGGCAGGCAATGGCGAAAATCGAATATGAAAACGATCAGTGCGATTTACGGCAAAGTCAGACATCGCCTGAACGACGATTGGGCTTATGGGAATG ATCTTGAGGCAAGACCGTGGGATTTCCAGGAGGAAGAGTGCGCGTTGCGCGCTTGTGTAGATCGCTTCAATAACCGTCGTTACACAAACAACGTTAGAGACAAGGAGATGGAACCGATGGATACGTTTGTCACGTCGGTTTTAGGTTCGGATGTTGAACTCACAGAAGAATTCAAACAACACTACGAGTTGTGGTTACAGCAAGAGGTTTTCCAAGCCAGCATTAATTGGGACGAATTGTTACAGTCCTCAAACTATGAGGTGTAa
- the LOC124294738 gene encoding uncharacterized protein LOC124294738: protein MGHDEECLVYFDLKTAGLGRSCDILQIAMKCSNAVFNEYINSTQKVTWMATQLTGLSNVDGKLLLNGKRVRSYPLSRVIINMLMYLQNFGRPCVLVAHNCFKFDAPRLFRAMRNAGVLKKADEIIDGFADTLPLFKREFPGKSIKLHDMADRKLVGRPGGPDNALDDVYLLEELTRCYLSEEEILTSWKSFSAALERFWDNETVAGMLKTLRPLNGFVSQNVMRQLSHAGISYDLLVSTYRHDGKHATISLIEERVNGKPTVIKQQKDVNQIIEYLQMVN, encoded by the coding sequence ATGGGACATGATGAAGAATGTTTGGTCTACTTTGACCTTAAGACTGCTGGTTTGGGAAGGTCGTGCGACATTTTGCAAATTGCGATGAAGTGTAGTAATGCTGTATTCAACGAATACATTAATTCCACTCAAAAAGTGACCTGGATGGCAACTCAATTAACTGGTCTTAGTAATGTGGATGGAAAACTACTGCTGAATGGAAAAAGGGTGCGATCATATCCTTTATCCAGAGTGATTATAAATATGCTTATGTATCTTCAAAACTTCGGAAGGCCTTGTGTTTTGGTTGCGCACAACTGTTTTAAATTCGACGCACCTCGCTTGTTTCGGGCTATGAGAAATGCAGGCGTTCTGAAGAAAGCTGATGAAATTATCGACGGTTTTGCGGACACGCTACCGCTTTTCAAAAGAGAATTTCCAGGCAAAAGTATCAAGTTACATGACATGGCAGACAGAAAATTAGTTGGGAGACCTGGAGGACCTGATAATGCACTTGATGATGTTTATCTATTAGAAGAGCTAACCAGATGCTATTtatctgaagaagaaattttaaccagctggaaaagtttttcagcAGCTTTAGAAAGATTCTGGGACAATGAGACAGTTGCAGGAATGTTAAAAACGCTTCGACCATTGAACGGTTTCGTATCACAGAACGTAATGAGACAGTTGTCACATGCAGGAATATCTTACGATTTACTCGTAAGCACCTATAGACATGATGGGAAACATGCGACAATATCATTGATAGAAGAAAGGGTGAATGGCAAGCCGACAGTTATAAAACAGCAAAAAGATGTAAACcaaattattgaatatttgcAGATGGTAAATTAA